A part of Rhinatrema bivittatum chromosome 16, aRhiBiv1.1, whole genome shotgun sequence genomic DNA contains:
- the LOC115077675 gene encoding putative olfactory receptor 2B8 has protein sequence MNPREAKNMTMVTEFIILGLSDNPQLQVPLFLVFLLIYLITLLGNLVIITVTCADPRLHTPMYFFLRNLSLTDICYTSTITPKLIVIFISGDKTISYVGCMVQLYFSIGLGSIEALLLTVMAYDRYAAVCDPLHYFLIMNQRVCVLLVAASWVIGFLPAETITVSVTRLSFCASNAVDHFFCDLLPLLKLSCTDTATTQSLVFVATALMAGPAFLVILTSYTYIISAILRIRSAEGKRKAFSTCSSHLTVVSVYYLSAFCMYVRPTSTYSQEQGKILSVLYSTITPMLNPLIYSLRNKEVKNAVRKVIGK, from the coding sequence ATGAACCCAAGGGAAGCAAAAAACATGACGATGGTGACAGAATTCATTATTCTGGGACTTTCTGATAATCCCCAGCTGCAGGTTCCTCTCTTCCTGGTCTTCCTGCTCATCTACCTGATCACCCTGCTGGGGAACCTTGTGATTATCACAGTGACCTGTGCTGACCCccgcctgcacacccccatgtacttcttcctcaggaaCCTGTCACTCACTGACATCTGTTACACCTCCACCATCACCCCCAAACTGATTGTGATCTTCATCTCTGGGGATAAGACCATTTCCTATGTTGGGTGCATGGTGCAGCTTTATTTCTCCATAGGCTTAGGTAGCATTGAGGCTCTCCTTCTTACTGTTATGGCTTATGACCGCTATGCTGCAGTCTGTGATCCCTTGCACTATTTCCTCATTATGAATCAGAGAGTCTGCGTCCTGCTGGTTGCTGCTTCCTGGGTCATTGGCTTTCTACCGGCTGAGACAATTACAGTTTCTGTCACCCGCCTTTCTTTCTGTGCCTCTAATGCGGTTGatcatttcttctgtgatctCTTGCCACTGCTAAAGCTTTCCTGCACTGACACGGCCACTACACAAAGCTTAGTGTTTGTTGCAACTGCACTGATGGCAGGCCCTGCCTTTCTTGTGATTCTTACATCTTATACCTACATCATCTCAGCCATCCTGAGGATCCGCTCTGCAGAGGGGAAGCGTAAAgctttctccacctgctcctctcacCTCACTGTTGTCTCCGTGTATTATTTGTCAGCGTTTTGTATGTACGTGAGACCCACATCAACATACTCCCAGGAGCAGGGTAAAATCTTGTCCGTGCTGTACTCGACCATCACCCCCATGCTGAACCCCCTCATTTACAGTCTGAGGAATAAGGAGGTAAAAAACGCAGTGAGGAAAGTCATAGGAAAGTAG